A single Defluviitalea saccharophila DNA region contains:
- a CDS encoding recombinase family protein, translated as MRKVAHTPYGYRIENGIAVIDEEKAEKVRNLYKGYLSGLSLSVAAKSAGIDAYHGTAGRMLRNERYFGDDYYPAIIDKETYERAESERVKRAKKLGRIFEPKKEDKPTISKKFSIGQVIQKYTNPFTQAEFVYSLIESEGQQDGS; from the coding sequence GTGAGAAAAGTGGCGCATACGCCTTATGGCTATAGGATAGAGAATGGAATAGCAGTTATCGATGAAGAAAAAGCTGAAAAGGTTAGGAATTTATATAAGGGTTACTTATCAGGCCTTTCCTTATCGGTCGCGGCAAAGTCTGCTGGAATAGATGCTTATCATGGAACTGCGGGAAGGATGCTAAGAAATGAACGTTATTTTGGTGATGATTATTACCCTGCCATCATTGATAAAGAGACCTACGAAAGAGCAGAATCAGAGAGGGTAAAGAGAGCAAAAAAGCTAGGTAGAATCTTTGAACCAAAGAAAGAAGATAAACCTACTATTTCTAAGAAGTTTTCCATAGGACAAGTAATTCAGAAGTATACAAATCCTTTTACACAAGCCGAATTTGTATATAGCTTAATAGAAAGTGAGGGACAGCAAGATGGCAGTTAA